The genomic DNA GGTTGCTCCATCTAACTGAACTTCCCAAAAGTTATCTTTAAAGGTAAACTTTAAGATACCTTTACTTTGTCTCACATCTATTCGGTCTAACTTATGACCAACTTCTGGCGACACTTCTGCAACTAATGCTGCTTCTGCCAATGATGTTAAAGTGTCTAGCGGTAACCAAGTTTTAAAATCTGTTGAGGTACCTTTTTGTGTTTTGGGCAGAATCACTCCACCTGTATGTTTTTTCCATCCAAGTAACAAACCTGAAATGGAGACAAAAAAGAAAAAAACAAATAAAAAAGCGCCAGTTAAGCGATGCACCTTTCTAAATACTCTTAATAATTGTGCTTGTTTTTGTCTGTCGTTTTTCTTTGCTGTCATAGTTTTGTGGGGAAAGAATAATCAATGTGAATAGTTAATCCTACAAAAATAACTTTTTTGCTTTGTGTCGACAAACACACATAATCGCATCCTTTTGATAATCTATATACTTCTTCCCCAACTAGAAATACAACTTTAAATATTCGACAGACAACACATATATTATATAGTGTTCAATTTAGTCTAATATTTCTGCGATGATATTTTGAAACATTTCCATACCTGACTCAATAAGTTCTTCTGGAAAATCATAATCTTTATTATGTAATGGAGGTGTACCCTCTCCAGCACCCAAACCAAACATGGCTGTTTTATACTTCTTCGAAAACCAGCCAAAATCTTCACCGAATTTAAAAGGATGCGGCTTAAGGTCGATAGGT from Chondrinema litorale includes the following:
- a CDS encoding PepSY domain-containing protein; protein product: MTAKKNDRQKQAQLLRVFRKVHRLTGAFLFVFFFFVSISGLLLGWKKHTGGVILPKTQKGTSTDFKTWLPLDTLTSLAEAALVAEVSPEVGHKLDRIDVRQSKGILKFTFKDNFWEVQLDGATGEVLSVALRRSDFFENVHDGTVLDTFFGTNNGELKLIYSTTMGLALLTFTITGFWLWYGPKQMRKNKKRVAVS